A genome region from Chlamydiales bacterium includes the following:
- the trxA gene encoding thioredoxin produces the protein MKKSLLLFLTIACSHLFGHVQSITSEEQLNATTASGMVLVDFYASWCGPCKQLAPVLDKLSDEMQGKVVFAKVDSDALRAVSKKLGVTALPTVILYRDGKEVRRFTGFKDGSAIKALIGAS, from the coding sequence ATGAAAAAAAGCTTGTTATTATTTCTAACTATAGCATGTTCACATCTTTTTGGGCATGTTCAATCGATTACTTCAGAGGAGCAACTTAATGCAACAACTGCAAGTGGTATGGTATTAGTTGACTTTTATGCATCTTGGTGTGGGCCTTGCAAGCAATTAGCACCTGTTTTGGACAAACTGTCTGATGAAATGCAAGGCAAGGTAGTATTTGCTAAAGTTGATTCAGATGCCTTGCGAGCGGTGTCTAAGAAGCTTGGTGTGACAGCTCTTCCTACGGTTATTTTATACCGAGATGGAAAAGAGGTGCGTCGATTTACAGGCTTTAAGGATGGTAGTGCTATTAAAGCATTGATAGGTGCATCTTAA
- a CDS encoding DMT family transporter — protein sequence MTIEQPNIIKGSLYAIVGFFCMALFGILTKVAIQTSSAFWVSFLAYLTGSTILLPYIIKNGFGYLKSEHYSYLIGRAVFGTIASLLYTISIHYIPIVNSTLLFNTAPIFIPLLMLLFLKVKIEKSIWIAVAIGFIGIIFIIRPTEAIFTHTGNFIALISGLSLAVAYLLMKLLTNTDPGIRIIFYYLGIGALIQVPLLFFIPSYPSLEAIFFAVLSGAALLTAQLSLVHGYKYAEASQIGIYQYVSVVFVGMFDWLIWDIVPKTLDLVGVLLVITAGVIIIHNNHSKNGIPSK from the coding sequence ATGACCATTGAACAACCAAACATCATAAAAGGTAGCTTATACGCCATTGTTGGCTTTTTTTGTATGGCACTATTTGGAATACTTACAAAAGTTGCCATCCAAACAAGCTCTGCTTTTTGGGTAAGCTTTTTGGCTTACTTAACAGGATCTACCATACTCCTTCCTTATATCATCAAAAATGGCTTTGGCTACTTAAAATCTGAACACTACTCTTACCTTATTGGAAGGGCTGTATTTGGAACGATTGCAAGTCTTCTTTATACAATATCCATTCACTATATCCCCATTGTCAATAGTACCCTACTATTCAATACGGCGCCTATTTTTATTCCTCTTCTCATGTTACTATTTCTAAAAGTAAAGATAGAAAAAAGCATATGGATAGCAGTAGCCATAGGCTTTATCGGTATCATCTTTATCATAAGACCGACGGAAGCTATTTTTACTCATACTGGAAATTTCATAGCCCTTATTTCCGGCTTATCCCTAGCTGTTGCTTATTTACTAATGAAGCTTTTGACCAATACCGACCCTGGCATCCGTATCATCTTCTACTATCTTGGAATAGGTGCGCTCATCCAAGTTCCCTTACTTTTTTTTATACCTTCATACCCATCTCTTGAAGCTATATTCTTTGCTGTGCTAAGTGGTGCAGCTCTTCTTACAGCGCAACTTTCTTTAGTTCATGGTTACAAATATGCAGAGGCCTCTCAAATTGGCATCTATCAATATGTAAGCGTAGTTTTTGTAGGTATGTTTGACTGGTTAATTTGGGATATTGTACCAAAAACATTAGATCTTGTTGGAGTGCTTCTCGTTATCACTGCAGGAGTTATCATCATTCACAATAACCATTCAAAAAATGGCATCCCAAGTAAATGA